A genomic window from Tolypothrix sp. PCC 7910 includes:
- a CDS encoding GEVED domain-containing protein, with amino-acid sequence MLNIILLAAAIIIVSVVMFLHNQISTKLYRNFIIGFLSLILFISPLNYHNDIVLAAGNDPCATPGKDGSGTINGIVNSYFAANSGTVNTGATSITVNVGSKLPTNAPSIAVGDLLMIIQMQDADIDSSNSDKYGDGAGGDVPAYSSPEPTPPTVATDTPPSTGASGFTGINNAGHYEFITVTSVAGSTIGIKGTGTSKGLNYTYRSAPASTAGRRSYQIIRVPQYSSVTLNAGVTALSWNGTVGGVFAIDVAGKMTLGGGTIVDLQGKGFRAGAGRQLRGASGGLNTDYSTNSQNNSTTGFNGSKGEGIAGTPKFVLDYVNPSTISATNGNPTTTPTITTNADEGYPNGSYGRGAPANAGGGSTDGNPSSNDQNSGGGGGANGGNGGRGGRAWSSQVPSGGFGGKAFTTALINNGERLFMGGGGGAGTTNDATTSVSRTLGTNYTGSPTYANGADFDGNNKAASTGIYSSGGAGGGIAVVRADTIAGSGIFDVRGVQGLSIANDGAGGGGAGGTVYAVAYDVKSTGTTGISNLSVNAAGGDGGWSTFREAHGPGGGGGGGVVVSTGAAATVVSLAGGAGGQTGLLGNANPRNFYAAGGTGLSAPISANDSPGIKSGAQCLPKLTVTKTTSTPTITKPGTGAMTATYTITVSNAALTSSATNVVISDLLPTGFTYASTTSVTMSSGATRTTTTNPNAAATNPSWGTFTIPEAESVTIVFKVDIPNATALGTYQNPATATYDDPSTSGTTTASYNSASSTGEDVTIIGIDYGDAPDTSSDTGAGDYQTTLANGGASHNIVSTLKMGANIDADDGTLQNANADADDTTGTPDDEDGVTLPAINTSTTSYTATVNVTNTAVAAYLVGWIDFNKDGVFAVSEGVAYDSNTGLAGIQPIAVSATAQNINIQWTGITGLTAGDTYARFRLSDSATLTTSTPNGAIANGEVEDYKISIGAVPNLSLVKRITAINGTNITTAFVNDSTVNDDASGWPTDKDKYLRGAIACSTGNTCNSVSGVLPGDNLEYTIYFLSSGTDNLKNVKICDRIPTNTTFQTDTYAVGNGILLGWDNTALADPSTSTGTGKVQLTNIADSDRGQFYSAGTSLPNPPCGVATNTNGGVVVDLGASTIVPKATAAGTPVASYGFVRFNVKVN; translated from the coding sequence ATGTTAAATATAATCTTACTTGCAGCAGCAATTATTATAGTCAGCGTAGTGATGTTTTTACACAATCAAATAAGTACTAAATTATACCGAAATTTTATAATTGGCTTTCTCAGCCTCATCCTATTTATTAGTCCTCTCAATTATCACAACGACATTGTTCTCGCTGCGGGAAATGACCCTTGTGCCACACCCGGAAAAGATGGCTCTGGCACAATCAACGGTATTGTTAATTCCTACTTTGCTGCCAACTCTGGGACAGTCAATACTGGCGCAACTTCGATTACTGTCAACGTAGGTAGTAAATTGCCTACTAATGCCCCCAGTATTGCAGTTGGCGATTTGCTGATGATTATTCAGATGCAAGATGCTGACATTGACTCCAGCAACTCAGATAAATACGGAGATGGTGCAGGCGGAGATGTGCCAGCCTATAGTAGTCCTGAGCCAACACCTCCTACAGTAGCTACTGATACTCCCCCTTCTACCGGAGCGAGTGGATTTACGGGAATTAATAATGCCGGACACTATGAATTTATTACCGTTACCAGTGTGGCGGGGTCAACAATTGGGATCAAGGGTACCGGAACTAGTAAAGGATTGAACTATACATATCGCTCTGCACCAGCAAGCACAGCTGGCAGACGTAGTTACCAAATTATTCGGGTACCTCAATACTCTAGCGTTACCTTAAATGCTGGTGTGACTGCTTTATCTTGGAATGGCACGGTGGGTGGAGTTTTTGCTATAGATGTAGCAGGCAAAATGACTTTGGGTGGCGGAACTATTGTCGATCTCCAGGGAAAAGGATTTCGTGCTGGAGCAGGCCGTCAATTAAGAGGAGCGAGTGGAGGTCTCAATACAGACTATAGTACTAATTCCCAGAATAACAGCACAACTGGTTTTAACGGTTCCAAAGGAGAAGGGATTGCTGGCACACCCAAATTTGTACTTGACTACGTCAATCCTAGTACTATTAGTGCAACTAACGGTAACCCCACGACGACACCAACGATTACCACTAATGCTGATGAAGGATATCCCAATGGTAGCTATGGACGAGGTGCACCGGCTAATGCAGGTGGAGGTAGCACAGATGGTAATCCCTCTTCTAACGACCAAAATAGTGGGGGCGGTGGGGGTGCCAATGGTGGTAATGGCGGTCGTGGGGGACGAGCCTGGAGTAGTCAAGTGCCATCGGGAGGTTTTGGAGGTAAGGCATTTACCACAGCACTAATTAATAATGGTGAACGCCTATTTATGGGGGGAGGCGGAGGTGCAGGTACAACCAATGATGCTACCACTTCTGTCAGTAGAACCCTGGGTACGAACTATACAGGTTCGCCAACCTACGCCAATGGTGCAGATTTTGATGGTAATAATAAAGCCGCAAGTACTGGTATCTACAGCAGTGGTGGTGCAGGGGGCGGAATTGCTGTAGTGCGCGCTGATACTATCGCTGGCAGTGGCATATTTGATGTCAGAGGCGTACAAGGTTTAAGCATCGCTAATGATGGTGCCGGCGGCGGTGGTGCTGGGGGAACTGTTTATGCGGTTGCCTATGATGTTAAAAGTACAGGTACAACCGGGATTAGTAATCTCAGTGTAAATGCTGCTGGTGGGGATGGTGGTTGGTCAACTTTTAGAGAAGCTCACGGGCCTGGCGGTGGTGGCGGTGGTGGTGTTGTTGTTAGTACGGGTGCAGCAGCGACAGTCGTTAGCCTGGCAGGAGGAGCTGGTGGTCAAACGGGATTATTAGGTAATGCTAATCCACGTAACTTTTATGCAGCCGGTGGCACAGGTTTATCAGCCCCAATCTCTGCCAACGATAGCCCAGGAATTAAAAGTGGTGCACAGTGCTTACCGAAGTTAACAGTGACTAAAACTACTAGCACTCCCACAATCACTAAACCAGGAACGGGTGCGATGACTGCGACTTATACCATCACAGTATCTAACGCTGCTCTCACATCCTCAGCTACTAATGTGGTGATTTCCGATTTGCTACCTACAGGTTTTACCTATGCTTCGACTACCTCAGTGACTATGAGCAGTGGCGCAACTCGGACTACAACTACTAATCCCAATGCAGCAGCAACCAATCCTAGTTGGGGGACGTTTACGATTCCGGAAGCTGAGTCTGTCACTATTGTTTTTAAAGTTGATATTCCTAACGCTACCGCTTTAGGAACCTATCAAAACCCAGCCACAGCCACCTATGACGATCCATCGACAAGTGGAACTACAACTGCTAGTTATAACTCTGCCTCGAGTACGGGAGAAGATGTCACGATTATTGGCATAGATTATGGCGATGCACCAGATACCAGCAGTGATACAGGTGCAGGTGACTATCAAACGACTTTAGCCAATGGGGGAGCCAGTCATAACATTGTTAGTACTCTCAAAATGGGGGCAAATATTGATGCTGATGACGGCACGTTGCAAAATGCTAATGCCGATGCCGATGATACAACAGGTACCCCTGATGATGAAGATGGTGTGACTTTACCTGCTATTAACACCAGCACCACATCTTACACAGCTACAGTCAATGTTACTAATACGGCGGTAGCTGCTTATTTAGTTGGTTGGATTGACTTTAACAAAGATGGTGTGTTTGCAGTTAGTGAAGGTGTCGCCTATGATTCCAATACAGGTTTAGCAGGTATCCAACCGATCGCAGTTAGTGCTACAGCCCAAAATATCAATATTCAGTGGACAGGGATTACAGGATTAACTGCGGGTGATACTTATGCTCGTTTCCGCTTGAGTGATAGCGCTACACTGACAACCTCTACTCCTAATGGAGCGATCGCCAATGGTGAAGTTGAGGACTATAAGATTAGCATTGGTGCTGTGCCAAATCTCAGCCTAGTTAAACGGATTACGGCAATTAATGGCACAAATATTACCACTGCCTTTGTTAATGATTCCACCGTCAATGATGATGCATCTGGCTGGCCGACAGATAAAGATAAATACTTGCGTGGGGCGATCGCCTGCAGTACTGGTAATACTTGTAACTCAGTCTCCGGCGTATTACCAGGAGATAACCTAGAATACACAATTTACTTTCTTTCCAGTGGTACAGATAACCTCAAGAATGTGAAAATCTGCGATCGCATTCCTACCAATACCACTTTTCAAACAGACACTTACGCTGTCGGCAATGGCATTCTTTTAGGTTGGGATAATACAGCTTTAGCCGATCCTAGTACTTCCACAGGAACAGGTAAAGTACAACTCACCAACATTGCAGATAGCGATCGCGGTCAATTCTATAGTGCGGGCACATCATTACCCAATCCCCCTTGTGGTGTAGCCACCAATACAAATGGTGGAGTTGTAGTAGATCTGGGTGCCAGCACTATCGTTCCCAAAGCCACTGCAGCTGGGACACCTGTTGCTTCCTACGGTTTCGTCCGCTTTAACGTGAAAGTTAATTAA
- a CDS encoding TonB-dependent receptor — protein sequence MKPRLHHITTFNLSLIGAMAGALSIILYPVVAHGETTNNSQHAVEVNDNLDSALQAEKVEQITVSSEAPESKVSEAIIDVNSADILENNQQPTKASLIESSSINFEESKFDTEFSHQYGTIATTEGAKETQPSLGIQPFQPAFNTTLPKGLTKIAVDASSSTTSVSTEIQTFQPAFNTTLPRSLSRIASDASSSTTLATTEIQTFQPAVDTALPRDLTKIAADASSNTTPSTTEIQTFQPAADTTLPRGLSKLAEGVKENIDPNSPSPNASAISTGVKILTPTSDSVLDAPATTVSVQFPAGSQIELRVNGALVDPSLVGRTESDSTTNLVTQTWYGVSLQSGKNTISAQILGSTESPATVQVVIRGTPKQLILETVESRIPADGRTTATVKGQLIDENGNRSNQDAVITLIPTAGDFVGQDLKPDQPGFQVEAKGGQFTAALRSNLKAQTVRIQAKVNDLEAFTQLQFETALRPSLLTGVVDLRLGARGTDYYGSFRDFLRPDRDNRTQLDFHSAIFATGAIGDWLFTGAYNSSRNLNEDCNCDNRLFRSYQFSEQNYPVYGDSSTSTVVTPSIDSVYVRFEHSSGIPGSTPDYFMWGDYNTEEFARPSQQFTATTRQLHGFKANYNLGNLQFTAFYGNNLQGFQRDAIAPDGTSGYYFLSRRILVAGSENVFLELEELNRPGTVLQRKQLNRGSDYEIDYDRGTLLFREPILRTDIDQDGQVLVRKIIVSYQYDTQDSNSDIYAGRLQYNFSRTLNQESWLAATYVRENQGVRGFELYGADAMIALGGNSKLIAEYAHSTNNSDVMGKVSGEAYRLEAEGQIFKGIQGRAYYRYAGTGFANNATISFVPGQTRYGAQLTGQVSATTNIRLQYDHEDNFGIAPQPLDTFEELFSPRSQAVPGSQVNNSLTTISAGIQQRLGRNTVDVDWIHRNREDRIPANALSSNSDQLRSRLTVPLASNLTFQAQNELTLSSTKDTVYPDRTIFGLNWAVVPGINISLAQQFYSSGQLSGNSITSLSVNGEHKLGTDTVLTGRYSILGGVNEITTQGAIGLNNRWSIAPGLRLNLAYEHVFGSFFQKTAAGQQFAQPFAPGQSASAIGFNGGDSYSVGLEYSDNPQFQASARYEYRSSAGGSNTVISAAATGKISPSLTALVRYQQANSSNQKLTGLGDTVNLKVGLAYRDPNSDKFNALLRYEYRQNPATIPDTILLGSGTGSEDHTFALEAIYAPNWQWEFYGKYALRNSTSYLASDLVGTTTVNLAQFRATYRLGYSMDLVGEARFINQSTYTETGFVIEAGYYLSPNLRLAAGYVFGRVDDRDFSGTRSAGGAYLGITLKLNELFDGFGQQKVTPFQEKESQVPGKLRI from the coding sequence ATGAAACCCAGACTCCACCATATAACTACTTTCAACCTCAGCTTGATCGGGGCTATGGCAGGAGCCTTGAGTATAATTTTGTACCCAGTTGTCGCTCATGGGGAAACTACCAATAATTCACAGCATGCAGTTGAAGTTAATGACAACCTCGATTCTGCTTTACAGGCTGAGAAGGTTGAACAAATTACAGTCAGTTCAGAAGCACCAGAGAGCAAAGTTTCTGAAGCAATAATTGATGTAAATTCTGCTGATATTCTTGAGAACAATCAACAACCTACAAAAGCTAGCTTGATTGAGAGTTCATCTATCAATTTTGAAGAATCAAAATTTGATACCGAATTTAGCCATCAATACGGCACAATAGCAACAACGGAAGGTGCAAAAGAAACACAGCCTTCTTTAGGAATACAACCTTTTCAACCAGCATTTAACACCACATTACCCAAAGGTTTAACTAAAATTGCTGTTGATGCTTCTAGTAGTACTACGTCAGTATCAACAGAAATCCAAACTTTTCAGCCAGCATTCAATACCACATTACCCAGGAGCTTATCCAGAATTGCATCTGATGCGTCTAGTAGCACTACGTTAGCAACCACGGAAATACAAACTTTTCAGCCAGCAGTTGATACAGCATTACCTAGAGATTTAACTAAAATTGCTGCTGATGCATCTAGCAATACTACGCCAAGTACAACAGAAATACAGACCTTTCAACCAGCAGCTGATACCACATTACCCAGAGGCTTATCCAAACTTGCAGAGGGAGTCAAAGAGAATATAGATCCTAATTCCCCATCTCCCAATGCTTCAGCTATCTCCACAGGAGTTAAAATCCTTACTCCAACGTCTGACAGTGTTTTAGATGCACCAGCAACTACGGTGAGTGTACAATTTCCGGCTGGGAGTCAGATAGAACTGCGCGTCAATGGAGCGCTGGTAGACCCTTCTTTAGTTGGACGAACAGAAAGTGATAGTACTACTAACCTAGTAACGCAGACATGGTATGGTGTCTCGTTACAATCAGGAAAAAACACTATTTCTGCACAAATCTTAGGTAGTACAGAATCGCCAGCGACAGTACAAGTAGTAATTAGAGGCACGCCAAAACAACTAATATTAGAAACAGTGGAATCTCGGATTCCTGCAGATGGACGTACAACGGCCACAGTAAAGGGTCAATTAATCGATGAAAATGGCAATCGCTCTAACCAAGATGCTGTCATTACTTTAATACCTACGGCTGGGGATTTTGTTGGTCAAGACTTGAAACCCGACCAACCTGGATTTCAAGTGGAGGCGAAAGGAGGGCAATTTACAGCTGCTTTGCGTTCTAATCTGAAAGCCCAAACAGTACGAATTCAGGCTAAGGTTAATGATTTAGAAGCCTTTACACAACTACAATTTGAAACAGCTCTACGTCCTAGTCTGCTTACTGGTGTAGTCGATTTGCGCCTAGGTGCTAGAGGTACAGATTATTATGGTAGTTTTCGTGATTTCCTGCGTCCAGACAGAGATAACAGAACCCAATTAGATTTCCACTCCGCAATATTTGCCACTGGCGCGATTGGTGATTGGTTATTTACTGGTGCTTACAACAGTTCTCGCAACCTCAACGAGGACTGCAACTGTGATAACCGTCTATTCCGTAGTTATCAATTCAGCGAGCAAAACTATCCTGTCTATGGGGATAGTTCTACATCTACCGTTGTCACTCCTTCCATTGATAGCGTATATGTACGTTTTGAGCACTCATCTGGTATTCCAGGGTCTACCCCTGATTATTTTATGTGGGGTGACTACAATACTGAAGAATTTGCTCGACCATCGCAGCAATTTACGGCTACTACCCGTCAACTTCATGGTTTTAAAGCTAACTACAACCTAGGAAATCTGCAATTTACAGCATTCTATGGTAATAACCTCCAAGGTTTCCAACGAGATGCGATCGCTCCAGATGGAACTAGTGGTTATTACTTTCTGTCTCGCCGCATCTTAGTTGCTGGTAGTGAAAATGTATTTTTGGAGTTAGAAGAACTCAACCGTCCGGGGACTGTATTACAACGCAAACAACTCAACCGAGGTTCAGACTACGAAATTGATTATGATCGCGGAACTCTATTATTCCGCGAACCGATTCTCCGCACTGATATTGACCAAGATGGACAAGTTTTAGTCCGGAAGATTATTGTGAGCTATCAGTATGATACTCAAGATTCTAATAGTGATATCTATGCAGGTCGCTTGCAGTATAACTTTTCTCGCACCCTCAACCAGGAAAGTTGGTTAGCTGCAACCTACGTCAGAGAAAACCAAGGCGTGCGCGGCTTTGAATTGTATGGCGCTGATGCCATGATTGCTTTAGGTGGTAACAGCAAGTTAATAGCAGAATATGCCCATTCCACCAATAATTCTGATGTTATGGGTAAGGTTAGCGGTGAAGCTTACCGCTTAGAAGCTGAGGGACAAATTTTTAAAGGTATTCAAGGTCGTGCCTATTATCGTTATGCTGGTACGGGTTTTGCCAATAATGCCACCATCAGCTTTGTCCCAGGTCAAACTCGTTATGGCGCACAATTAACAGGTCAAGTTTCTGCAACTACCAACATCCGACTGCAATATGACCACGAAGATAATTTTGGTATTGCACCTCAACCCCTAGATACATTTGAAGAACTGTTTTCACCACGTTCTCAAGCTGTTCCTGGTAGTCAAGTAAATAATTCCCTGACAACGATTTCTGCCGGGATTCAACAACGCTTGGGTCGTAACACTGTAGATGTAGATTGGATTCATCGCAACCGGGAAGACCGGATTCCTGCAAATGCGCTCAGTAGTAATTCCGATCAATTGCGATCGCGTTTGACAGTTCCTTTAGCGAGTAATCTGACTTTCCAAGCGCAAAATGAACTGACTTTATCTTCAACCAAGGATACTGTTTACCCAGACCGGACTATTTTTGGACTCAACTGGGCTGTCGTACCTGGGATTAATATTAGTCTTGCCCAACAGTTTTACAGTAGTGGTCAATTATCCGGTAATTCTATTACTAGCCTCAGTGTGAATGGTGAACACAAGCTTGGTACTGATACCGTCTTGACTGGTCGTTACTCAATTTTGGGTGGTGTTAATGAAATCACTACTCAAGGAGCCATAGGTTTGAATAACCGTTGGTCTATTGCGCCTGGTTTGCGGTTAAATCTCGCTTACGAACATGTATTTGGCAGCTTCTTCCAAAAGACTGCGGCGGGTCAGCAATTTGCCCAACCTTTTGCTCCCGGTCAAAGTGCTTCTGCTATTGGGTTTAATGGTGGTGATAGCTACAGTGTTGGGCTGGAATACTCTGATAATCCGCAATTTCAAGCCAGTGCCCGTTATGAGTATCGTAGTTCTGCCGGTGGTTCCAATACTGTAATTTCAGCAGCTGCAACTGGTAAGATTTCTCCCTCTCTGACAGCTTTAGTACGTTATCAACAGGCAAACTCTTCTAATCAAAAACTTACAGGATTAGGAGATACAGTCAACCTCAAGGTGGGTTTAGCCTATCGTGACCCCAATAGCGATAAATTTAACGCTTTGTTGCGTTATGAATACCGTCAAAATCCCGCAACTATCCCTGACACTATTTTGTTAGGTAGTGGTACAGGTTCCGAAGATCATACCTTTGCTTTAGAGGCTATCTATGCTCCCAACTGGCAATGGGAATTTTATGGCAAATATGCTTTACGTAATAGTACCTCTTACCTAGCTAGTGATTTAGTTGGCACTACTACAGTTAATCTGGCCCAATTCCGTGCGACTTATCGCTTAGGGTACAGCATGGATTTGGTTGGTGAAGCCCGTTTCATTAATCAATCTACCTATACAGAAACAGGCTTTGTCATCGAAGCTGGTTATTACCTCAGCCCTAATTTGCGGCTTGCTGCTGGATATGTTTTTGGACGAGTTGATGATCGAGATTTTTCTGGTACTCGTTCTGCAGGGGGGGCATATTTAGGTATCACGCTGAAGCTCAACGAATTATTTGATGGTTTCGGGCAGCAAAAAGTTACCCCATTCCAAGAAAAAGAATCTCAAGTACCAGGAAAGTTAAGAATATGA
- a CDS encoding isopeptide-forming domain-containing fimbrial protein has protein sequence MFCQKLQRLQRLTATLLAGTILQSSLTAQAQQVNNQIERPPFINQANYTYINPATNDKYEGTSSQINLGSNKLGDPLGRILGCSGELLPDYTGFSIAVYQPNQNDPTGTELGKLLSLTRTEVPDIPDNQIPGGLKPNIENSNPYFLTNREPRGTYNFLLDPNKGQTNTGSTYILVINPPANSIYQQRRIKIQIVENSGDGNNSIIRYVATSLDGQPITTTGGTNFTDTVALVPNAETVGLDLLAFRFTTGMCQPNQIQIVKTGDRATAEPGDTVIYRLTIKNLSDAGLNNLVITDNLPLGFKFLPQSIRGEIDSQPVAITSQTNGNIITLRADVTASAGKTLNIVYAVQLTSDAVRGTGRNSAIVNAQRADNRFTTKDGPATYQLKIRPGIVSDCGTIIGRVFVDKNFDGEQQPGEKGIPNAVIFLEDGNRITTDPNGLFSVANVLPGNHTGVLDLSSVNGYTLAPNEKFRERNSQSRLVRLEPGGLVRMNFAVTPAFPEQIKK, from the coding sequence GTGTTTTGTCAGAAACTACAAAGGTTGCAAAGATTAACAGCAACGCTTCTTGCTGGCACTATTTTGCAGAGTTCTTTAACCGCACAAGCTCAACAAGTTAATAATCAGATTGAGCGTCCACCTTTTATTAACCAAGCTAACTATACTTATATAAATCCTGCTACTAATGACAAATATGAAGGAACTTCTTCTCAGATTAACCTTGGCTCTAATAAATTAGGTGACCCATTAGGCAGAATTTTAGGCTGTAGTGGGGAGCTATTACCTGATTATACAGGCTTTTCTATAGCTGTTTACCAACCTAATCAAAACGATCCTACAGGAACAGAATTAGGGAAATTATTATCACTAACTCGAACAGAAGTGCCTGATATTCCTGACAATCAAATACCTGGTGGATTAAAACCAAATATTGAAAATAGTAATCCCTACTTTCTTACCAATCGCGAACCGCGAGGTACTTATAACTTTTTATTAGATCCGAATAAAGGACAAACAAATACAGGTAGTACTTATATTTTAGTTATCAATCCACCTGCGAATTCAATTTACCAACAACGACGCATCAAGATTCAAATTGTGGAAAATAGCGGGGATGGAAATAACAGCATCATTAGGTATGTTGCTACTTCCCTAGATGGCCAACCAATCACTACTACAGGTGGTACTAATTTTACAGACACAGTAGCCCTTGTCCCCAATGCAGAAACTGTAGGACTGGACTTATTAGCTTTTCGATTTACTACAGGAATGTGTCAACCCAATCAAATACAGATTGTCAAAACAGGCGATCGCGCTACTGCTGAACCTGGAGATACAGTTATTTACCGCCTGACAATCAAGAATTTATCGGATGCTGGTTTAAATAATCTGGTAATTACCGATAACTTACCACTAGGATTCAAATTTTTACCACAATCAATCCGTGGTGAAATAGACTCTCAACCAGTCGCTATTACTTCCCAAACCAATGGAAACATTATCACGTTGCGCGCAGATGTTACTGCTAGTGCCGGAAAAACACTGAATATTGTTTATGCAGTGCAACTTACCAGCGATGCGGTGCGGGGAACAGGTCGCAATAGCGCGATTGTGAATGCACAAAGAGCTGATAACCGTTTTACTACTAAGGATGGGCCAGCCACTTACCAATTAAAAATTAGGCCTGGAATAGTCTCTGATTGTGGCACAATCATCGGTCGCGTGTTTGTTGATAAAAACTTTGACGGCGAACAGCAACCTGGTGAGAAAGGAATTCCTAATGCTGTAATTTTCTTGGAGGATGGTAACCGTATCACTACAGACCCCAATGGACTGTTCTCCGTAGCTAATGTTTTGCCAGGAAACCATACAGGAGTATTAGACCTCAGCAGCGTCAATGGTTACACCCTAGCTCCTAATGAGAAATTCCGCGAACGTAATAGTCAATCTCGCTTAGTGCGTTTAGAACCTGGTGGGCTAGTACGTATGAATTTCGCCGTCACCCCAGCCTTCCCGGAGCAAATTAAGAAATGA
- a CDS encoding DUF11 domain-containing protein, which yields MKRVSIASIGAIAIIATVPFVSQIPGVANIWQSGSAIAQNSKYQGQVQLRLDAEKQVVEKDQQGKQTKKWEPLKGQAVVQPGDILRYTLSSENKNDRPVKNLTLNQPIPKGMVYVLKSANVNANKEAKITYSIDNGRNFVENPTVKVTLPNGKVETQPAPASAYTYIRLKLPSVDAKSIVKATYQVQVR from the coding sequence ATGAAGCGTGTTTCTATTGCCAGTATTGGAGCGATCGCTATAATTGCGACAGTTCCCTTTGTCAGCCAAATCCCTGGAGTTGCAAATATTTGGCAATCGGGAAGTGCGATCGCGCAAAATAGCAAATATCAAGGTCAAGTGCAGTTGCGCTTAGATGCAGAAAAGCAAGTAGTGGAAAAGGATCAGCAGGGTAAGCAAACTAAGAAATGGGAACCTTTAAAGGGTCAAGCTGTAGTCCAACCAGGAGATATTTTGCGCTACACCCTAAGTAGTGAAAATAAAAATGATCGCCCAGTTAAAAATCTTACTCTCAATCAACCAATTCCTAAAGGAATGGTATATGTGCTGAAATCTGCAAATGTAAATGCTAATAAAGAGGCCAAAATTACTTATAGCATTGATAATGGACGCAACTTTGTAGAAAATCCTACTGTAAAAGTTACCCTCCCCAATGGCAAAGTAGAAACTCAGCCAGCTCCAGCCAGTGCTTACACCTACATCCGCCTAAAATTACCATCAGTAGACGCAAAGTCGATAGTCAAGGCGACTTATCAAGTACAAGTCCGTTGA
- a CDS encoding TrkA family potassium uptake protein: MNLSALNFFRSLRKDNHQFAVIGLGRFGRSVSSTLHRLGYEVLATDIDEKRVSEALTERIVGHALQLDSTEPAALKEAGIFEFDTVIVAIGNYIQESIITTLNVKEGGVPHVVAKASSEVHQKLLKRVGADHVVFPEYEAGCALARTLTKPSILERFDLDPDNSIVELIVPDEFHAKTITELQLRNRYGLNLIAVSQDGKFIINPEPTKRLERGSAMVVIGHNKDINRLPI; this comes from the coding sequence GTGAATCTTTCAGCCTTAAATTTTTTTCGTAGTTTACGTAAAGATAATCACCAATTTGCAGTGATTGGTTTAGGTCGCTTTGGTCGCTCTGTATCCTCTACATTGCATAGATTAGGTTATGAAGTATTGGCAACAGATATTGATGAAAAGCGAGTATCTGAAGCACTCACAGAGCGTATCGTTGGTCATGCATTACAGCTAGACTCTACAGAACCAGCCGCACTTAAAGAAGCGGGCATTTTTGAATTTGATACTGTAATCGTAGCCATTGGTAATTATATTCAAGAAAGTATCATTACTACCTTAAACGTAAAAGAGGGAGGTGTACCCCATGTAGTAGCCAAAGCTTCTAGCGAAGTTCACCAAAAACTATTAAAACGAGTGGGAGCAGATCATGTAGTGTTCCCAGAATACGAAGCAGGTTGTGCCCTTGCACGTACACTTACTAAACCATCAATCTTAGAACGTTTTGACCTCGATCCAGATAACAGTATTGTCGAATTGATTGTACCTGACGAATTTCATGCCAAAACCATTACAGAGTTGCAATTGCGTAACCGCTATGGCTTAAATTTAATTGCAGTCAGCCAGGATGGTAAATTTATCATTAATCCAGAACCAACCAAACGTTTAGAGCGTGGTTCCGCAATGGTAGTAATTGGTCACAATAAAGATATCAATCGCTTACCAATTTAA